The Anolis sagrei isolate rAnoSag1 chromosome 6, rAnoSag1.mat, whole genome shotgun sequence genome includes the window ccaaatgtaatgattaaaaatttaaaaaatgctggacatttTTAAAAGGTCCAAAGGCAGATCTGGAACCTAGACTTCAAGGCAAATCTGGAAACCAGGCACCGGGCATATCTAATAACCAAGTCCCAAGGCTAATGTAGAGCCTAGGTTTCATGACAGACCCAAAAATCCAGGTCCCTTTGAAAACTTAGAACAGATCCCAAGATGCTCCCAGATCCAGGTAAATCTAGAACTGACTCCCCAAGGCAAATCTATCACCCAGGATTGAAGCAAACTTAGAACTCACACCCCATGGGAAATCTAGATCTCATAACTCACGGCAAGCCTTGAACCCAGTGTTCAAGATAAACCTAGAACCCAAGCTCTAAGGCAAACCTTGAACATAAAGTTACTAGACCTTTTACAGACTGATCATACACTGGACTATGAACAGGAATGGGCAAAGTGTTGCCTTTTTGGTATTGTCAGCCTGCAATTCCCACCTCTACTCTTGGTTGATGTGTGGAAAAGAAACAGAGGTGGTTAGAGTAACCTAGAACCCAGACACCAAAGCACACATTTTATTTCGTGGATTtcttaccccgcccttctcaacccctgaggggggactcagggcggcatagaACCTGTGCACCAAGGAATACCTAGAAGCTGAGCCCTAAGACAAACCTAGAACTCAGGCTCTAAGTCAAGATCTGTTATGTGGCCCCAAAAGTCACCACATGGTTATAGTATTGAGGGGGAGAGCTGTGGTTCAAAAGGGTCCTCTGCTTACCTGAAAGTGGGGACCCCAGCAGGCCTCCGATGCTCTCAATCATTTGCAGGAGCCCCATAGAACTGAAGATGTTCCCGATGCCCACAATCTCCGGAATAATGGAGAAGACCACGGGTGTGAGGGCGCCAGAGAAGAACCCATAGGCGAGGCTGATGGCCACCAGAATGTGGTAGGTGCGTCCCCAGGGAATCAGCAGCAAGGAGACGCCCGTCAAAGAAGTCCAGGTCACCAAGATGTGGATCAGCCGGAAAGCCCTGCAGTTGCCCAGCCATCCGGAGAAGAGGCGTCCACACAAGTCGGCCACGGCTGCCATGGACATCAAGAAGGCGGCCTGGTATTCGTCAAAGCCCAGCTCCCTGGCCCGGGCCACCAAGTGGATGTAGGGGATGAAGTATCCGGTGTTGATGAGGGTGATGGCAAAGACATAGCGCATGAAGGGCCAGTGGGAGAGGAGGTGGAGGCCGAAGAGCGTGGAGAGCCTCTGCCAACAAGGCTTATCGGGGTCTCCGCTCAAGGGGCACGAGAGGTCCTCCTTTAAGGTCAGGGGCCGGATGAGGGCCCCGCACACCATCAGGTTGAAGGACATGCCAGCCACGATCATGAGGGCCCCCCGCCAGGCGTAGGTGTCCACCAGGAGTTGGAAGAGCGGGGAGAAGGCGAAGGAGGAGAGGCCCACGCCAGTCAGGGCCATGCTGGTGGCCAGCGTCCGGCGCTTCTTGAAGTAGCGGGACACCGAGGCCAAGGAGGGCGTGAAGACCAAGGCCCAGCCGAAACCTGACCACAGAAGGAGGGACAACTCAGGGATGGGACCATGTACAACAACGGTACCCCATTGTAGCTCTCCAAGATGGTGGCTATGGTACTATAAGTTCCCGAAAGTTGAGATGCCTCCTATAGAGGAGCATCAGCCCAACGTCCCCTCAGTGGTCTTGCAAATGCTCCGTGGACCCAATAAACCATGGAGCAAAAAACTGACCACCAGAAGTAGTATAGTCCATACTGTATTTGTGAAATTTGAGACACTGAGGATCTGTAAATTGTGAGGAAgcaagggaaaaagagaaggaagaaaaaacaaaagggaaggaaggaaggatgaaagggaaggatggaaggagaaagagggaggaaaaggaggaggaaggaaagggagaaagaaggaaagacaaaagagagggaaggaagaaagggtggaagggaaggatgggtggatgtctggaatggagggaagggggaaggaaagagagaagaaaggatgaaagggagaaaggggaaagagggagaaagaaggatggatggaggggaaagagagaaagaatgaagaacaaaaggaagggagggagggagggagggagggagggagggagggaaggaaggaaggaaggaaggaaggaaggaaggaaggaaggaaggaaggaaggaaggaaggaaggaaagagaaagagggaggaaggggaggaggaaggaaagagagaaagaaggaaagacaaaagcgagggaaggaagaaagggtgggagggaaggatgggtggatgtctggaatggagggaagggggaaggaaagagagaagaaaggatgaaagggagaaaggggaaagaggggggagaaagagggatggttggaggggaaagagagaaggaatgaagaacaaaaggaagggaaggagggagggagggaaggaaggaaggatagagaaagagggagagagagaagaaagagggaaggaaggaaggaaggatgaaaggataaagagggaggaaggggaggaggaaggaaagagagaaagaaggaaagacaaaaggaagggaaggagggaaggaagaaagggtggaagggaagaatggatggatgtctggaacggagggaaggaggaaagaaagagagaggaaagaatgaaagggaggaaggggaaagagggagggagaaagaggggtggatggatggaggaagaggaaagaatgaaagggaggaaggagaaagagggagggacaaAAACGGGTGGATggataaagagaaaagaaaggaaggacaaaaggggaaggaaagaaagaaagaaagaaagaaagaaagaaagaaagaaagaaaggaaggaaggaaggaaggaaggaaggagggaaggaaggaaggagaaagagggaaagagggaaagagggaaggaagagggaaggggggaCGAAAGGGTGgcagggaaggatggaaggagaaagtttgattctattctatgattctattctatgattctatgagggaggaaagaaggaagaacgaaaggggggaaggggaaagagggagggagaaagaagggtggatggatggagaaagagaaaagaaggacaaagggaagaaaggaaggaaagaaggaaggaaggagaaagagggagagagggaggaaaaagggaaggaaggacgaaagggtggaagggaaggattgaaggagaaagagggaggggagggagggagggaggaaagagagaaagaagacaaaagagagggaaggaaggatgaatgtctgggagggagggagggaagagagaagaaaggatgaaaaggaagaggggggaagaggggggagaaagagagatgggTGGAAGgggaagagtgaaggaaggaaggacaaaagggaaggaaagaaggaaaggaatgagaaagagggagagagggaaggaaagacgaagggatggaagggaaagagaaagagggagggaaagaggaaggaaggaaggaaggataggatggtgagagaaaggagggcctAAGAAGAGgacccaaggggccacatccagactgggtttgcccgtgcctggtgtaGAGAGACTGAGGATTTGGGGAATGGCATGAATCCATGCTTCCCACCGTTTCGCAGGTCCTTAGTCTCTCTCCAGCCCCCAAAAATATAGTACTTATTCTACCACTCCACCTAATGGCACTTGATTATCTGTGGATCTGGGTATTCATACAAAGTTATGGAATCAAtcccctgtggatacagagggaaaCATTGAAAGTTTGGCATCTCTCCTTAGAGAGGAAATCCCTGGCAAGAAGTGGCAGCCATTCTGAAAGTGATATTGCCATTCCCTTTCGGCTGCCAGCATTAATCTTCACTGAAAAACCTGTTTTTCTCGCTACTCCATTGGTAACTCATCTTTAGACACTGAAGGTTAATCAATTTCCTATCGGGACTGGCTTTGCTCCCGTGGCTTTTCACCCAATTTAAAAGCTCCTTGATGCAAAACAAATGATGCAattggattaaaaaaataaagtcaCATTAATTACATCATACTGACTTCACTGAATGGAGACTTTCCCAATCTGAGGTGCTTTCAGGTGCGCTGGACTACACTTCCCATGGTCCCCAGtcactggggatgatgggaggtgtagtcaTGGGTTAGGGACAAAGCAGACTGAGCCGAACACATTCCAGGTGCAGAATTAGATTCCCTCCCGCTACATTTTGTGGATTGCATTAAGATAAAGGGTGCCTGGTCTTACCTGAGAGGAGTCCGATGGAGAGGTACAGGTGAGCCAGGCAGGTGGCAAAGGAGGCCAAGAGGAAGCCCAAGCCAGAGAAAAACCCGCCGGCCAAAATAACCGGACGTGCCCCATAGCGAGAACTCAAGGCGCTGCCCACTGGACCTGCCAGAGAGAATACATCCATTTTACTGCCTTCCGGTGACCCCAAAGGTGGTTCCCcaaatgttgctggactacaactcccagcattcctcatcactAGCTATGTTAGGATTGATGGAAATTGTTTTTATGTGTACCATTTCTATGCAGACGCCAAAGAGTGCCGCATGCCGCAGTCTCTATGGTTTGCAAGGACTGGAGGTAAGAAATAATtatcataacaacaataacaacaacactgtaTTTCTGcagttctaagacacactttttccTGTATACGCATCTCTAAAAAGAGGGTGTGTTTTAGAATCACAGGTGCaccttatgtatttttgttggtggtatTGAAATTGGGGTGCGCCTTACAATCGTTGGCGTCTtacaattgaataataataataataataataataataaatgaatgctAAGCCAAATCAACCACCTTTTGTAGTTACTACTTTAACTAACTAATCATTTGatgacctctagactggactactgcaatgcaacagacatggggttgcccttgaagtcTATCCAGAAGCTGGTTTAGATTCTACATGTCTGTAGTCATTTGatgacctctagactggactactgcaatactATGGacattgggctgcccttgaagactatcCAGAAGCTAGTTTAGATACTACATTTCTGTAGTCATTTGAGGGCCTCTAGACTGAACTACTGCAATGCTACAGATATAGGACTACCCTTGAAGACTATCCAGAAGCTGGTTTAGATACTACATTTCTATAGCCATTTGatgacctctagactggactactacAATGCTACAgacatagggctgcccttgaagactatcCAGAAGCTGGTTTAGATGCTACATTTCTGTAGTCATTTGAggacctctagactggactactgcaatgctatggacatggggctgcccttgaagactatcCAGAAGCTGGTTTAGATGCTACATTTCTGTAGTCATTTGAggacctctagactggactactgcaatgctatggacatggggctgcccttgaagactatcCAGAAGCTTGTTTAGATACTACATTTCTGTAGTCGTTTGATGACCTCTAGACTGGACAtggacatggggctgcccttgaggaCTATCCAGAGATTGAGATATAACTCAACTACCGATCTTCCTTATTACTGACTTGCTGCTGCTgagaattataataataataataaattaatattaaacCAAATCTACCACCTTTTGTGATTGCTACCTTGACACTTGTTtctaatgacaacaacaacaacaacaacaacaacaacaataacagtataTTAACGCTAGGCCAAATCAACCACCTTTTGTAGTTACTAACTTGAGacctgtttctaataataataaaaaattgatATTAAGCCAAATCTACCACCTTTTGTGATTGCTACCTTGACACTTGTTTTcaataacaacatcaataataataacaatatattaatGCTAAGTCAAATCAACCACCTTTTGTAGTTACTAACTTGAGACCTGTttctaatattattttttttcgtatcaggagcaacttgagaaactgcaagtcgattctggtgtgagagaactgtccgtctgcaaagatgttgccctgaggacattgcccggatgttttatatgttttaccatccttgcgggaggcttctctcaggtccccgcatggggagctggagctgactgtgGAAGCTCAACCCGCTCTACTCAGATTCAAACCGTTGACCTGTTGGTCACCAGTCCTGTCGGCAATAGGGTTtgacccactgagccaccgggggctgataataataataataataataataataataataataataataaattaatactaAGCCAAAACTAAGCCAAATCTACCAACTTCTGTGATTGCTACCTTGAAagctgtttctaataataataataataataataataataacaaattaataTTAAGTCAGATCTTACCACCTTTTGTAATTACTACCTTGAGAAttgtttctaattattattattattattattattatttaataaaaagctacaaaacaggagcttttttgttgagtttcaggtcTGAGAAGTGAAAACAGAAGCATGCCTCAGGGAAGCATGCTTgatccatcaatgttcaacatttacacaaatgatcagccactgccagaagggacagagagtttaatctatgctgacgattgcgccatcaccacccaagcaggcaactttgtgatagaatcatagaatcatagaatcatagaatcaaagagttggaagagacctcatgggccaaccccattccaaccccattctgccaagaagcaggaatattgcattcaaatcacccctgacaaatggccatccagcctctgcttaaaagcttccaaagaaggagcctccaccacactccggggcagagagttccactgctgaacggctctcacagtcaggaagttcttcctcatgttcagatggaatctcctctcttgtagtttgaagccattgttccattgcgtcctagtctccaaggaagcagaaaacaagcttgctccctcctccctgtggcttcctctcatatatttatacatggctatcatacctcctctcagccttctcttcttcaggctaaacatgcccagttccctaagctgctcctcatagggcttgttctccagacccttgatcattttagtcgccctcctctggacacattccagcttgtcaatatctctcttgaattgtggtgcccagaattggacacaatattccaggtgtggtctaaccaaagcagaatagagcatggggagcattacttccttagatctagacactatgctcctattgatgcaggccaaaatcccattggctttttttgccgccacatcacattgttggctcatgtttaacttgttgtccacgaggactccaagatcttgatggttgaacagaaactctccgaagctctaggtgcccttactgcctattacaggggaaaccagctgattcctaatccatctaaaacacagatgcattttttaaatcttaagaacagacaaggatCGCGaggtctgaggatgacctgggaaggaatcccactggagcatggcagcacacccaaatacctgggagtcactctggaccgtgctctgacctataagaagcactgcctgaatatcaagcaaaaagtgggtgctagaaataatatcatacgaaagctgactggcacaacctggggatcacaaccagacacagtgaagacatctccccttgtgcttgctactctgctgctgagtatgcatgcacagtgtggaatacattccaccatgttaaaacagtggatgtggctcttatatgagacatgctgcattatcacaggtgagatagcaatgaaaaaggtatatttgtggggggcggggagagagaaGATTTAGTTCAGGATCGTAACTTCTCATTGGACGATCCCTAATACACCCTTTTAACATCTCCCCCAACCTTTGATTAgacattgaatttttttttttggataacAGTTCCCAGTATCCTCGAACTAGTGCTACTCACTTGCAAACTGTTGCACTGCGATCCCGATTGACGTGATCCAGGAGATGCGCCCCGACAGCTCCCCGAAGTAGGTCACAAACTCCACGAAGAAGACCCCGAAGGAGCGGATCACGCCGAAGACTAAAGCAGATTGCAGGAAAGCCGCCAGGACTATCATCCAACCCCAGCCGCCATCCGGGGGTTCGGCGTGGACCCCTCCCTGCAGAGGCATGGATCCTGCGGGGAGATGGAGGCACCGGAAgattacaccatgtaacacagtcatgggctaacttgggcactccctgcaggtgttttggacttacaactcccataattcctaacagcctcaagccctttccttttccccttccgcCGCTTAAGCGGATAAATGgatagtcttcaagggcagccctaggTCCATAGCATCGCAGTAGTCCAGTCCAAAGGTCATCAAATGGCTACAGAAGTGTAGTGTCTAAACAAGATTCTAGATAGTCTTCTAGGGCAGCTGCATGTCCATAGCATTGCAGCAGTCTAGTCTAGAGGTCATCAAAATGATGAAAACAGGGGTAAGATTTATAcggcggagggggaaaaggaaaggcttgaggctgttaggaattgtgggagttaaagtccaaaacatctggaaggcccaagtttgcctgtgcctgatgTAATCCAGAAGCTGGTTTAGACACTACATTTCTGTTGTAGTCATTTGatgacctctagactggactaccgCAATGCTATGGACATAGGACTCCCCTTGAAGACTATCCAGAAGCTGGTTTAGATACTACATTTCTGTAGTCATTTGAAGACCtttagactggactactgcaatgcaactgacatagggttgcccttgaagactacaTTTCTCTAGTCATTTAATGACCTCTACACTGGACTACTGCGATGCTACGGACatagggctgcccttaaagactaTCCAGAAGCTCGTTTAGATACTACATTTCTATAGCCATTTGatgacctctagactggactactccAATGCTACAGACATAGGGCTGCTCTTGAAGACTATCCAGAAGCTGGTTCAGAGACTACATTTCTGTAGTCATTTGATGACCTCtaaactggactactgcaatgctacgGACATGGGGCTGCCCATGAAGACTATCCAGAAGCTGGTTTAGATTCTACATTTCTGTAGTCATTTGatgacctctagactggactactgaaATGCTAtggacatggggctgcccttgaagactatcCAGAAGTTGGTTTAGATACATTTCTGTAGTCATTTGatgacctctagactggactactccAATGTTACAGACAAAGGGCTGCCGTTGAAGACTATACAGAAGCTGGTTTAGATACTACATTTCTGTAGCCATTTGatgacctctagactggattgCTGCAATGTTATGGacctggggctgcccttgaagactatcCAGAAGCTGGTTTAGATACTACATTTCTGTAGTCATTTGatgacctctagactggattactgcaatgctatgGACCTGGGGCTGCCCTTGAGGACTATCCAGAGATTGAGATATAACCCAACTACCGGTCTTCCTTATTACTGACTTTCTGCTGAGAAttacaatctattattattattattattattattattattattatctgatttTTCGCTCTTAGAAATTCAAACCATGTTGCTCACCCCTCTTATCAGCTGCAGCAACCTCCGGCTCTGCTTTCCATTAAGGCCATGGAGCGGGACTTGGGTGCACTAGAAATCCCAAGGTCTGTATTCCAAAATCCTTCAAGCTAGGAGGATGAAGAAAACGAGTGTATACctaaaaaaaagtttgaaaataataataaaagaaggaaaattaaCTTGAACTATAGGAACCCCATACTAGAAAATCAgagttactatatatatatatatagagagagagagagagagagagagagattataatGCAATACTCACCCAGCTTTCAGAGATTTGCATGAATTTgggaaataaatgtatatatatgtaaatgAAGATTGTAATGCAACCTCCAACCCTATCCGAGTTTGCCTGATCTTGCAaaatctctccctctccctctctctccctctctttaaaCAGTTCAATTAGTTAGTCTtagatttaattctattttagtgttcagattttaaattgtaaattgtatgaCTTTAGCATTGATGGCCACACTGAGTCTCTTTCATGGGagaaaagcataataataatgggttgctgtgagttttctgggctgtctggccacattccagaggcattctctactgacgtttcgcccacatctttggcaggcatcttcagaagttgtgaggtctgttggaaacaaggcaagtggggtttatatatctgtggaataacaagaccattcaatgctaatcaaggtggcaatttACAACATTGATTTTAGCACTGTTGGCCACATTGGGTGTCTTTTAAGGGAgaaaagcatattattattattattattattattattattaatgcaataTCCCCATCTTTCAGCTACTTgcctaaatttaaaaaataataatttaaatatatctAATTTAAGATTGTAATGCAACATCCAACCTCCACAGGTTTTAGGGACTTGCCTGCATTtgcaaaataaattatatatatatgaattctaatggttttaactatttattttaatCGTCCGAGGTTTAATTTTAACATTTACAGggtttagattttaaattgctcAATGTATTGATTTTAGCACACAAAAGCAacatataaataacaataataataataataaatattataatgtactTACCTGCAtttgagtaaataaatacatttaaatatatttaaattaagaTTGTCATGCAACATCCAACTTTCACAGGTTTCAGGGACTTGCTTGCACTTGCACAATaaatcatatacatatacatatatatgcacataaaaggaaaataataataataataataataataataataataatatattattattattatgcaacacCCCATCTATCAGCTACTTGCCTGCAtttgaaagaaatacatttgaagcacataaataataataataataataataataataataataatatattataatgcaaCGCCCGGCCTATCAGGTA containing:
- the LOC132777531 gene encoding monocarboxylate transporter 13-like, giving the protein MPLQGGVHAEPPDGGWGWMIVLAAFLQSALVFGVIRSFGVFFVEFVTYFGELSGRISWITSIGIAVQQFASPVGSALSSRYGARPVILAGGFFSGLGFLLASFATCLAHLYLSIGLLSGFGWALVFTPSLASVSRYFKKRRTLATSMALTGVGLSSFAFSPLFQLLVDTYAWRGALMIVAGMSFNLMVCGALIRPLTLKEDLSCPLSGDPDKPCWQRLSTLFGLHLLSHWPFMRYVFAITLINTGYFIPYIHLVARARELGFDEYQAAFLMSMAAVADLCGRLFSGWLGNCRAFRLIHILVTWTSLTGVSLLLIPWGRTYHILVAISLAYGFFSGALTPVVFSIIPEIVGIGNIFSSMGLLQMIESIGGLLGSPLSGFLRDVTGDYTASFLVAGSFILTGSLVLFSVPNFFTCLAPLALQEPVAKAEAGEGTPLAPGDPVPTVPISPENCHLYKAMSEKEVVS